Proteins encoded in a region of the Nocardia asteroides genome:
- a CDS encoding helix-turn-helix domain-containing protein, with the protein MSRPVLAGLVGRSAEWLKAVENGRLQTPRLPMLLRIARALELNDLAELTGDGHAVPVAVFAGERHAALTDVQSALADYRLPATNPSVSIEHLATRLRQAWHVRHASPDHRTQLGSLLPGLIRDAQSAARSPGGDRRAARRVLAGVYQLADFFVAYQPAPELVWLVADRALNEGYEADDPYLIASGAWSMVQALRDSGQWGEGIALARTAITQLEPHLDRDEASDDWRGIAGALQAEIAYVQARRGRYGEAWASWEAAHWIAQRLGPTYRHVQTSFSMPVMQAHATTLGVELRRAGEGLRAARGFDAARIASVPRRSRHFIEVARAHYQRDEYVAALAMLDKSERTAPETIRYNGYAREMLHTLLKRPPSGMQDDVRALCDRVGVTTR; encoded by the coding sequence ATGTCACGACCGGTCCTCGCAGGCTTGGTCGGCCGATCCGCCGAATGGTTGAAGGCCGTGGAGAACGGCCGCTTACAGACTCCGCGCCTTCCGATGCTGCTTCGGATCGCCCGCGCGCTGGAACTGAACGATCTGGCCGAGCTGACGGGTGACGGGCACGCGGTTCCCGTTGCGGTCTTCGCGGGCGAACGTCACGCTGCGCTGACCGATGTACAGTCCGCGCTGGCCGACTATCGCCTTCCTGCGACGAACCCATCGGTGAGCATCGAGCACCTCGCTACGCGGCTCCGACAGGCATGGCACGTGCGCCACGCGAGTCCCGACCACCGGACGCAGCTCGGTTCGTTGCTGCCCGGATTGATCAGGGACGCGCAAAGCGCTGCGCGTTCGCCCGGCGGCGATCGCCGGGCCGCCCGCCGTGTTCTGGCCGGGGTGTATCAGCTGGCGGACTTCTTCGTGGCCTATCAACCGGCTCCGGAACTGGTCTGGCTCGTCGCCGATCGCGCACTGAACGAGGGCTACGAGGCAGACGACCCATACCTGATCGCGAGCGGCGCATGGTCGATGGTCCAGGCGCTACGAGACTCGGGACAGTGGGGGGAGGGAATCGCATTGGCGCGTACTGCGATCACACAACTGGAGCCGCATCTGGACCGGGACGAGGCGTCCGATGACTGGCGCGGAATCGCCGGAGCGCTCCAGGCCGAGATCGCCTACGTCCAGGCCCGTCGCGGCCGCTACGGCGAAGCATGGGCGTCCTGGGAAGCTGCCCATTGGATCGCTCAGCGACTCGGGCCGACCTACCGGCATGTCCAGACATCGTTCTCGATGCCAGTGATGCAAGCGCACGCCACCACACTCGGGGTAGAGCTGCGCCGAGCAGGTGAAGGATTACGCGCGGCCCGTGGGTTCGATGCAGCTCGGATAGCGTCGGTACCTCGCCGCAGCCGCCACTTCATCGAGGTGGCTCGCGCCCATTATCAGCGTGACGAGTACGTAGCCGCGCTGGCAATGCTCGACAAGTCCGAGCGCACGGCGCCCGAGACCATCCGATACAACGGCTACGCCCGCGAGATGCTGCACACGTTGCTGAAACGGCCACCATCGGGAATGCAAGACGACGTTCGAGCTCTGTGCGACCGAGTCGGCGTCACAACCAGATGA
- a CDS encoding DUF3303 domain-containing protein, which produces MKYMVSWTYRWTGSATENEAAIRRALEVFANWKPLTGMTYHQFVGRLDGSGGFAVVETDNPMDLADAPNKFAFFAEYQIYPVVDIADAVQAVQEGAEFRASIT; this is translated from the coding sequence ATGAAGTACATGGTTTCCTGGACCTACCGTTGGACCGGCTCCGCGACCGAGAACGAAGCGGCCATTCGGCGCGCGTTGGAGGTGTTCGCCAATTGGAAGCCGCTCACGGGCATGACGTACCACCAGTTCGTCGGCCGGCTCGACGGCAGCGGTGGGTTCGCGGTGGTCGAGACCGACAATCCGATGGACCTCGCCGACGCTCCGAACAAGTTCGCCTTTTTCGCGGAATACCAGATCTACCCCGTCGTCGACATCGCCGACGCCGTGCAGGCAGTCCAGGAGGGCGCGGAGTTCAGGGCGTCGATCACCTGA
- a CDS encoding DUF3145 domain-containing protein — MRASSQFADATAGVVYIHSSPAALCPHVEWALTSALGAPAKLRWTAQPADGQLRATSEWIGPVGTASKIAQSLRSWPVLRFEVTEDPSDGVDGERYSFVPGLGLWHGSTSANGDVMIGEMRLRAMLQATRELGKYSAYDLAAEIDRALGTAWDEDLEIYRYGTESGAEVTWLRRDVG; from the coding sequence GTGCGCGCATCGAGTCAGTTCGCGGATGCGACGGCGGGTGTGGTCTACATCCACTCGTCGCCTGCCGCGCTGTGCCCGCATGTCGAATGGGCACTCACCTCGGCCCTTGGCGCCCCGGCGAAGCTGCGCTGGACCGCTCAACCGGCCGACGGTCAACTGCGCGCCACCAGTGAGTGGATCGGTCCGGTCGGCACCGCCTCCAAGATCGCCCAATCATTGCGCTCCTGGCCGGTTCTGCGCTTCGAGGTGACCGAGGATCCCAGCGACGGCGTGGACGGCGAGCGCTACAGCTTCGTCCCCGGCCTCGGTCTGTGGCACGGTTCCACGAGCGCCAACGGCGACGTCATGATCGGTGAGATGCGCCTGCGCGCCATGCTCCAGGCGACCCGGGAACTCGGGAAGTACTCCGCCTACGACCTGGCGGCCGAAATCGACCGCGCCCTCGGCACCGCCTGGGACGAGGACCTCGAAATCTACCGCTATGGAACGGAATCCGGCGCCGAGGTCACCTGGCTGCGCCGGGACGTGGGGTAG
- a CDS encoding beta-lactamase family protein, with protein MRSLEQIREWPVRHAAAAVVTADGGVASEGSVERVFPLASVTKPLVAYAVLVAVEEGAVELDQPAGPPGATVRHLLAHASGLAFDTTDVQAAPGARRIYSSAGFEVLAAFVTEQTGIAFDEYLRDAVFGPLGMTASVLAGPAGHAGRSTAADLTRFAAELLNPRLISAQTHAEATSVQFPGLNGVLPGYGSQRPNDWGLGFEIRDGKTPHWTGGTNSPQTYGHFGQSGTFLWVDPRTGLACLALSDENFGDWARAAWPPLSDAVVAEATAGRDTVTK; from the coding sequence GTGCGTTCACTCGAGCAGATTCGGGAATGGCCGGTCCGGCACGCGGCGGCCGCGGTGGTGACCGCCGATGGCGGCGTCGCGAGCGAAGGTTCTGTCGAGCGGGTGTTCCCGCTCGCTTCGGTGACCAAGCCTTTGGTGGCATACGCCGTTCTGGTCGCGGTAGAGGAGGGCGCGGTGGAACTCGACCAGCCCGCCGGGCCGCCCGGCGCCACGGTGCGTCATCTGCTGGCGCACGCGTCCGGACTCGCGTTCGACACCACCGACGTCCAGGCGGCGCCCGGAGCCAGGCGGATCTACTCCAGCGCGGGATTCGAGGTGCTCGCCGCGTTCGTCACCGAGCAGACCGGGATCGCGTTCGACGAGTACCTGCGCGACGCGGTGTTCGGACCGCTGGGCATGACCGCGTCGGTGCTGGCCGGTCCGGCCGGGCACGCGGGGCGGTCCACCGCAGCGGATCTGACCCGCTTCGCCGCCGAATTGCTGAACCCGCGCTTGATCTCGGCGCAGACGCACGCCGAGGCCACCTCCGTCCAGTTCCCGGGCCTGAACGGCGTTCTGCCCGGCTACGGTTCGCAGCGCCCCAACGACTGGGGCCTGGGCTTCGAAATCCGCGACGGTAAGACTCCACACTGGACCGGTGGCACGAATTCGCCACAAACCTATGGACATTTCGGCCAATCCGGGACATTTTTGTGGGTTGACCCGAGAACGGGGTTGGCGTGTCTCGCCTTGAGCGACGAGAATTTCGGCGACTGGGCGCGCGCGGCCTGGCCACCGCTGAGCGATGCTGTCGTGGCGGAGGCGACTGCCGGGCGCGACACGGTCACGAAGTAA
- a CDS encoding beta-lactamase family protein, whose amino-acid sequence MSEKPTVHGDVASGFEPVADAFGRNFERHGEIGAAVAVYVGERPVVDLWAGFRDRRRTLPWEQDTIVPVFSSTKGMAAFTVAAAVAEGLLDYEQPVAKYWPEFAAHGKDTITVRQLIDHQAGLSGLSEIVRLPQIADPDGLAPALAAQKPAWRPGTRHGYHAITLGLYQGELLRRVDPRRRTLGRIFAEDIAAPLGADFFIGLPPEQSMDRIATMSATRGLDVLRYERDLPLRIGAEIYARRGLSYAALTNPRCGAPARATRREFLEVELPGSNGVGNARALAKVYGAAAGRTGALPIDDALLDRLAAEETADDVPAYDLVLHTKSRYHLGFRKSRGTFRFGSDKRAYGTTGLGGSFGFADPATGLGFGYTMNRLGLAVLDDIRSRNLREALLRCRI is encoded by the coding sequence ATGAGTGAAAAGCCCACTGTTCACGGCGACGTCGCGTCCGGTTTCGAACCGGTCGCCGACGCCTTCGGCCGCAACTTCGAGCGGCACGGCGAAATCGGCGCCGCCGTAGCGGTCTACGTGGGCGAGCGCCCGGTGGTCGATCTGTGGGCAGGCTTCCGCGATCGGCGGCGCACACTGCCGTGGGAGCAGGACACGATCGTGCCGGTGTTCTCCTCGACCAAAGGCATGGCGGCGTTCACCGTCGCCGCCGCGGTCGCCGAAGGGCTGCTCGACTACGAGCAGCCGGTGGCGAAGTACTGGCCGGAGTTCGCCGCCCACGGCAAGGACACGATCACCGTGCGTCAACTGATCGACCATCAAGCGGGGCTGTCGGGCCTGAGCGAGATCGTGCGCCTGCCCCAGATCGCCGATCCGGACGGCCTCGCACCCGCTCTGGCGGCGCAGAAACCCGCCTGGCGGCCCGGCACCAGGCACGGCTATCACGCGATCACCCTCGGCCTCTATCAAGGCGAACTGCTGCGCCGGGTCGACCCGCGTCGCCGCACGCTCGGACGAATCTTCGCCGAGGACATCGCCGCACCGCTCGGCGCGGATTTCTTCATCGGCCTGCCGCCCGAGCAGAGCATGGATCGCATCGCCACGATGTCGGCCACCCGCGGCCTGGACGTGCTGCGCTACGAACGCGATCTCCCGCTGCGGATCGGCGCGGAGATCTACGCCCGGCGCGGGCTGTCCTACGCGGCGCTGACCAACCCGCGCTGCGGGGCTCCGGCGCGGGCGACCCGGCGCGAGTTCCTCGAGGTGGAACTGCCGGGGTCCAACGGAGTGGGCAACGCTCGCGCACTGGCCAAGGTCTACGGCGCGGCCGCGGGCCGCACCGGCGCGCTGCCGATCGACGACGCATTGCTCGACCGGCTCGCCGCCGAGGAGACCGCCGACGACGTCCCCGCCTACGACCTGGTGCTGCACACCAAGAGCCGCTACCACCTCGGCTTCCGCAAGTCGCGCGGCACGTTCCGATTCGGCTCGGACAAACGCGCCTACGGCACCACGGGCCTCGGCGGCTCGTTCGGGTTCGCCGACCCCGCCACCGGTCTGGGTTTCGGCTACACGATGAACCGGCTGGGGTTGGCCGTCCTCGACGACATCCGTAGCCGCAACCTGCGCGAAGCCCTGCTGCGCTGCCGGATCTGA
- a CDS encoding DUF1801 domain-containing protein, whose translation MADKPTTVEAYLAAFPSDVREVLDEIRRTIQTALPDASQAISYGIPTFKLHGRNIVHFAGWQHHISLYPIPDGDPALERELEPYRAGKGTLRFRLGEPVPYDLIARIATALAEQR comes from the coding sequence GTGGCAGACAAGCCGACCACCGTCGAGGCGTATCTCGCCGCCTTCCCCTCCGACGTGCGGGAAGTCCTCGATGAGATCCGGCGCACCATCCAGACCGCCCTGCCGGATGCGAGTCAGGCGATCAGCTACGGCATCCCCACTTTCAAGCTGCACGGTCGCAACATCGTGCACTTCGCGGGTTGGCAGCACCACATCAGCCTCTACCCCATCCCGGACGGCGACCCGGCGTTGGAACGCGAGCTCGAGCCGTATCGGGCGGGCAAGGGAACGCTGCGTTTCCGGCTCGGCGAACCGGTGCCGTACGACCTGATCGCACGGATCGCCACCGCGCTCGCCGAGCAGCGGTGA
- a CDS encoding NDMA-dependent alcohol dehydrogenase: MKTKGAILWGIDQQWSVEEIEVGDPVAGEVQIRMETAGMCHSDHHIVTGATPMPSFPVMGGHEGAGVITKLGPNCPADLQVGDHVILSFIPACGRCPACVAGHMALCDLGAGLLMGQAISDGTYRIQARGENVIPMCLLGTFAPYMTVHHTSVVKIDPSIPFEVACLVGCGVPTGFGSATHVAQVSPGETVVIAGIGGVGMSALQGAVLSGASKVVAVDPNPWKREQAQKFGATHTYESMAAAIMPLMEATEGRMAEKVILTMGEMRGEYIEEGLILTSKAGTLVVTSMGRMDENDVKLNSFLLSMLQKTVKGCIFGGGNARQDAPRLLALYKAGQLNLDDMVTRSYSLEEINQGYQDMLDGKNIRGIIKYTEADW, encoded by the coding sequence ATGAAGACGAAGGGCGCGATCCTGTGGGGGATCGACCAGCAGTGGTCGGTGGAGGAGATCGAGGTCGGCGACCCGGTCGCCGGCGAGGTGCAGATCCGGATGGAAACCGCCGGCATGTGCCACTCCGACCATCACATCGTGACCGGTGCGACCCCGATGCCGTCCTTCCCCGTCATGGGCGGGCACGAGGGTGCGGGCGTGATCACGAAACTGGGCCCGAACTGCCCGGCCGATCTCCAGGTCGGCGACCACGTGATCCTGTCGTTCATCCCCGCGTGCGGTCGCTGCCCGGCGTGCGTGGCAGGACACATGGCGCTGTGCGACCTGGGCGCGGGCCTGCTCATGGGGCAGGCGATCAGCGACGGCACCTACCGCATCCAGGCCCGCGGGGAGAACGTCATCCCGATGTGCCTGCTGGGCACCTTCGCGCCGTACATGACGGTGCACCACACCTCGGTGGTCAAGATCGATCCGAGCATTCCCTTCGAGGTGGCCTGCCTGGTCGGCTGCGGCGTCCCCACCGGCTTCGGCTCCGCCACCCACGTCGCCCAGGTGTCCCCGGGGGAGACCGTGGTGATCGCGGGCATCGGCGGCGTGGGCATGAGCGCGCTGCAGGGCGCGGTGCTGTCGGGCGCCTCGAAGGTGGTGGCCGTCGACCCCAATCCGTGGAAACGCGAGCAGGCGCAGAAGTTCGGCGCCACGCACACCTACGAGAGCATGGCCGCCGCGATCATGCCGCTGATGGAGGCCACCGAGGGACGGATGGCCGAGAAGGTCATCCTGACCATGGGCGAGATGCGCGGCGAGTACATCGAGGAGGGCCTCATCCTCACCTCGAAGGCGGGCACGTTGGTGGTCACCTCGATGGGCCGGATGGACGAGAACGACGTGAAGCTGAACAGCTTCCTGCTGTCGATGTTGCAGAAGACGGTCAAGGGCTGCATCTTCGGTGGCGGCAACGCCCGTCAGGACGCGCCGCGCCTGCTGGCGCTGTACAAGGCGGGACAGCTGAACCTGGACGACATGGTCACCCGCAGCTACTCCCTGGAGGAGATCAACCAGGGCTACCAGGACATGCTGGACGGCAAGAACATCCGCGGCATCATCAAGTACACCGAAGCGGACTGGTAG
- a CDS encoding DinB family protein, translating to MPIVPDVKDWTWVLEQPCPECGFDAAATTYEAVPALTKEAAVRFGAVLGRPGVRTRPDESTWSALEYGAHVRDVCRLFDTRLGQMLDGDPDGEAPRFANWDQDATAIADRYNEQDPARVAAELDEAAERVARSFESVPPGRRGLRGARSDGALFTVESFARYFVHDLVHHVHDVRG from the coding sequence ATGCCGATCGTTCCCGACGTCAAGGACTGGACCTGGGTGCTCGAACAGCCCTGTCCGGAATGCGGTTTCGACGCCGCCGCGACCACTTACGAAGCCGTGCCCGCGCTCACCAAGGAGGCAGCCGTCCGCTTCGGTGCGGTACTCGGCCGCCCGGGCGTCCGCACGCGACCGGACGAATCGACCTGGTCCGCGCTGGAATACGGCGCGCACGTGCGCGACGTGTGCCGTCTGTTCGACACTCGCCTCGGTCAGATGCTCGACGGTGACCCCGACGGCGAGGCGCCACGCTTCGCGAATTGGGATCAGGACGCGACCGCGATCGCCGACCGCTACAACGAGCAGGACCCGGCCCGGGTGGCCGCGGAGTTGGACGAGGCGGCCGAGCGGGTGGCGCGCTCCTTCGAGTCGGTGCCGCCCGGGCGGCGCGGGCTACGCGGGGCGCGCAGCGACGGGGCGCTGTTCACGGTGGAGTCCTTCGCGCGGTACTTCGTGCACGATCTGGTGCACCACGTGCACGACGTCCGGGGCTGA
- a CDS encoding phosphotransferase family protein: MWGMSVAQPVDVDPAVVDFAVVGKWMDEQGLPSGDFEDVTALGGGTQNIMLRFTRGGRTYVLRRGPKHLRAKSNDVIRREARLLGALGDTEVRAPRVIAACADESVLGAVFYLMEPIHGFNPQNELPQLHASDPEIRRRMGLSAVEAIARLGALDYRALGLADYGKPEGFLERQVPRWLGELESYSANEGYPGPQIPGVAAVGEWLDRNRPAQWTPGILHGDCHLANMMFSFDGPQVAAMVDWEMSTIGDPLLDLGWQIATRPEPGTTGAALVGKLGAVGGLPAAEEMIAHYGQFSERDLSAMPWYTVLACFKLGIVLEGTHARAFAGKAPEQVGDFLHAITLELFERARRLME, encoded by the coding sequence ATGTGGGGCATGTCTGTTGCGCAACCGGTCGATGTGGATCCCGCGGTCGTCGACTTCGCCGTCGTCGGAAAGTGGATGGATGAGCAGGGTCTGCCCTCGGGGGACTTCGAGGATGTGACCGCGCTGGGCGGCGGAACGCAGAACATCATGCTCCGTTTCACTCGCGGTGGCCGCACCTACGTGCTGCGCCGTGGGCCGAAGCACCTGCGAGCCAAGAGCAACGATGTGATTCGCCGCGAGGCCCGGCTGCTCGGTGCGCTGGGCGACACCGAGGTCCGCGCACCCCGGGTGATAGCGGCCTGCGCCGACGAGTCGGTGCTCGGCGCGGTCTTCTATCTGATGGAGCCGATCCACGGTTTCAACCCGCAGAACGAACTGCCCCAGCTGCATGCGAGTGATCCGGAGATTCGCAGGCGGATGGGCCTTTCCGCGGTCGAGGCCATCGCGCGGCTCGGCGCGCTGGACTATCGCGCGCTCGGCTTGGCCGACTACGGCAAGCCGGAGGGTTTCCTGGAGCGCCAGGTGCCGCGCTGGCTCGGTGAGCTCGAGTCCTATTCGGCCAACGAGGGCTACCCCGGTCCGCAGATCCCCGGTGTGGCGGCGGTGGGCGAGTGGCTGGACCGCAACCGTCCCGCCCAGTGGACGCCGGGCATCCTGCACGGCGACTGCCATCTGGCGAACATGATGTTCTCCTTCGACGGTCCGCAGGTGGCGGCGATGGTCGACTGGGAGATGTCCACCATCGGCGACCCGCTGCTCGACCTCGGCTGGCAGATCGCCACCCGCCCGGAACCGGGCACCACCGGCGCGGCGCTGGTGGGCAAGCTCGGCGCGGTCGGCGGGCTGCCGGCGGCGGAGGAGATGATCGCGCACTACGGGCAGTTCTCCGAGCGCGACCTGAGCGCGATGCCCTGGTACACCGTGCTGGCCTGTTTCAAGCTCGGCATCGTCCTGGAAGGCACGCACGCGCGCGCGTTCGCCGGGAAGGCCCCTGAGCAGGTGGGCGATTTCCTGCACGCGATCACGCTGGAACTCTTCGAGCGGGCGCGGCGGCTGATGGAATGA